The window ATGGGTCCCGAGAACCTGCTGCTGATCAATATGCCCAGCCAATTTAATTCCCAAACCACCCGGAACCTGGCCCTGGAGCTGGCCAAAAACTTAAACTGCCGCTACACCGTGTTACCCATCCAGGAATCGGTGGATTATACCACCCGGCAGATTCAGGAAACCCCGGTGATTCATCCCCTCACCGGAGAAGAAACCCGGTTAAAGCTGAGTCCTTTTATGATTGAAAACATTCAGGCCCGGGACCGTTCTTCCAGAATTTTGGCCGCCGTGGCCGCAGCCTTTGGCGGAGGTTTTACCTGCAACGCCAACAAAGCGGAAACCACCGTGGGCTATTCCACCTTATACGGAGACCTGTCCGGTTTTCTGGCCGTCCTGGCAGACCTCTGGAAGCACCAGGTCTACCAACTGGCCCATTACCTGAATAGCGAGGTTTATGACCGGGAAGTTATTCCCCAGGGCATTATTGATATTGTTCCCAGCGCTGAACTCAGTTTCGACCAGGCGGTGGATGAGGGCAAGGGAGATCCCCTGGTTTACCCCTACCACGATTACCTGTTCCGCTCCTTTGTCCAGTGGTGGAATAAAGCCACTCCCGAGGATATTCTGGTCTGGTATAAAGAGGGCAGCCTGGAAGAAAAGCTGGGCTGTACCCCGGGACTGGTAAAAAAGCACTTCCCCACCGCCGCTGCATTTATTGCCGATTTGGAGCGCTGGTGGCGTCTTTATAACGGCATTGGGGTGGCCAAGAGAATACAATCTCCTCCCATCCTGGCCGTAAGCCGGAGGGCCTTTGGCTTTGACCACCGGGAGGCTCAGAACGGGGTTTATTTTACCCGGAAATATTTGGAGCTCAAAAAGCAGCTATTATCTGAATAATAGAAAATGAAAAAATAGAACGCGGATTTTCGTTGATTGAACGGATTCACACGGATTTTATTATCTTTTATATAGTAACCCCGGAGGGAAACTATAAAAGATCATTCCAAAATCCGTGCCAATCCGTATCATCCGTTAAATCTGCGTTCCATTGTTTCTGTTATAAAGCACCGACAAACGGGCTAACCTCTCCTGCAGCTCCGGGGTCAGACTCCCCGGACGCAGCCTCCACTCCCAGTTCCCTCCCACTGTTCCGGGGAAATTCATGCGGGCATCGCTGTCCAGGCACAAAATATCCTGTAGAGGAATGATGACGGTATTGGCAGCGGTGCTAAAGGCCACTTCAATCATTTGCCAGCAAATATTCTCCGGGAATGTTGTCACCCCGTCAAGATATTCCTTTAAATATTGATGCAGAAAGGCCGCCTCCTGGGGGTCCTCCAGCAGGAGCCCTTTGTACCAGCCCAGGGTGGTGTCATTGTCGTGGGTGCCTGTATAAACTACGGTGTTTGACTCATAATGGTGTGGTAAATACAGTTCCTTTTCACTGCTGTGCAGATGAAATTGCAGCACCTTCATGCCGGGAAAATGAAATTGATCCTTTAATTCATAGACTTCCGGGGTAATCAATCCCAGGTCCTCGGCAATGACCGGCATATCTCCCAAATGCTTCATCATGGTTCTAAAAAATTTCTCTCCGGGTCCCTTCACCCACCGGCCCTGAACGGCGGTTGGCTGCCCGGCCGCAATCTCCCAGTAGGCTTCAAAGCCCCTGAAATGGTCAAGCCGTACGATATCAACGGTTTTTAACAGACTGTTGAAACGTTCCCGCCACCAGCGGTAGCCGTCTTTCTCCATCTCCTCCCAGCGGTACAAAGGGTTTCCCCATAACTGGCCGGTTTCGCTGAAATAATCCGGAGGCACCCCGGCCACCTTGGCCGGATTGCCCTGTTCATCCAATTCAAAGAGACGGGGATGGGCCCAGGCGTCGCTGCTGTCATAGGAAACAAAGATGGGCAGATCGCCAATGATTTTAATTTCCCTGCTGTTGGCATATTTCTTAAGATTCAGCCATTGGGTGAAGAAAATAAATTGGACAAAGCCATGGTAGGCTATTTCCTCCGCCAGCAAAGTGCGGTAATGGGCCATGGCCCTTTCTTCTCTCAGAGCGATGGACGATTCCCATTGATTCCAGGGTAATCCCTTGAAATAATTTTTTAAGGCCATAAAAAGGGTAAAATCTTTTAACCAAGAAGCCTCAAAAATAAATTCTTCATAACCAGAATCTTTCTTTTTTCTTTTAAAATTTTGGTAAGCCTTTCTCAAAAGCCTTTCTTTGTATTCCCTAACAAGTGCAAACTGAACCCGGCTTTCGCAAAACTCCGGCACTTCCTGTAAATCGTCCTTTAAAAGAAGCCCTGCGGCCCATAAGCGGTCCGGGCTGATCAACAGGGGATTGCCGGCAAAGGCCGAGTAGCATTGAAAGGGGGATTCGCCATAACCCGGCGGGTTTAAGGGCAGGATTTGCCATAGTCTTTGTTTGGCCCCTTGTAAAAAATCAATAAAGTCATAGGCCTCCTCACCCAGGTCGCCGATGCCGTACTTTGCCGGCAATGAGCTTGGATGAAGTAAGATACCGCTTTCCCGGTCAAATATCATGATCATTCCCGTCCATTAATAATTTGCCCTCCAGTGGTTGCAGGGACAGGGACAACATGCCGTCCTGGACTTTAAAAATTTCTTTTTCCTGAAGCAAATTCGATAAATTCCTGCCGGAGCAACACCATCTGCCGACATCCAGAGAAAGGCCCACCGGTCTTTCAGTATCCGCGTTAAAAAGAATTACCGCCACCTGATTGCTTTGAGGCCGGTTAAATACGTCCAGGCCTTTTTGGATCAGCCGGACATATCCATAAACCCGGCCTTGGGTCTGCAGTGAAATCCACCGGCCGGTCTTCAATACAGGAAAACGGTGTCTCAGGGCAATGAGCTTGCGATACCACTCCAGCAGCTCTTTGTTCTCTTTGCCCCAGGGATAGGTGGCCCGGTTTAAGGGATCGCCGTAACCGTGCATTCCGGCCTCATCTCCGTAATAAATGCAGGGCACTCCCGGAAAGGTCATTTGAATCAAAGAGAGCAGCTTTAACCGCGCAATCCCCAATTCCGTCTGTTCCCGGGTAAAGCGGTAGGCCCTTTGCTCCTCCTTGGTCAGGGTTTCTTCGGACGGGGCTCCGCTTAAAAGGGTTAAAACCCGGGTGACATCATGGGTCCCCAGCAAATTCATGGTAGAATAAAAATACTGCAGGGGATAATTTTCATACAGGTTCATTAAAGCCAAATGGGTCTCCCGGGCATCGGCGTGTCCCAGCAGGAAGTCCAGCCAAATTTTTCGGAAAGGATAATTCATCACCGAAT is drawn from Desulforamulus ruminis DSM 2154 and contains these coding sequences:
- the malQ gene encoding 4-alpha-glucanotransferase, which translates into the protein MIFDRESGILLHPSSLPAKYGIGDLGEEAYDFIDFLQGAKQRLWQILPLNPPGYGESPFQCYSAFAGNPLLISPDRLWAAGLLLKDDLQEVPEFCESRVQFALVREYKERLLRKAYQNFKRKKKDSGYEEFIFEASWLKDFTLFMALKNYFKGLPWNQWESSIALREERAMAHYRTLLAEEIAYHGFVQFIFFTQWLNLKKYANSREIKIIGDLPIFVSYDSSDAWAHPRLFELDEQGNPAKVAGVPPDYFSETGQLWGNPLYRWEEMEKDGYRWWRERFNSLLKTVDIVRLDHFRGFEAYWEIAAGQPTAVQGRWVKGPGEKFFRTMMKHLGDMPVIAEDLGLITPEVYELKDQFHFPGMKVLQFHLHSSEKELYLPHHYESNTVVYTGTHDNDTTLGWYKGLLLEDPQEAAFLHQYLKEYLDGVTTFPENICWQMIEVAFSTAANTVIIPLQDILCLDSDARMNFPGTVGGNWEWRLRPGSLTPELQERLARLSVLYNRNNGTQI